A single genomic interval of Aureliella helgolandensis harbors:
- a CDS encoding DNA-3-methyladenine glycosylase: MAVEQIAQLQPEQRWRKADFSMPALECAHRLIGATFLWDGCGGIVVETEAYAEHGDEACHTFVRHRARDFVQQQSAGTIYVYLNYGVHWLFNVLTKHRDSNGFILLRAIEPTTGIETMQRRRGRESLRELCSGPGKLTQAMGITPACHTGSIVSPDKPAQRGFFGHDDCEVVTDTRIGITKAAELPWRFLLKDSPFVSRKIRS, encoded by the coding sequence ATGGCAGTGGAGCAAATCGCTCAATTACAACCCGAACAACGTTGGCGCAAGGCAGATTTTTCGATGCCCGCTTTAGAGTGCGCACATCGATTGATCGGCGCAACCTTTCTGTGGGATGGATGTGGGGGCATCGTCGTCGAAACGGAAGCCTATGCCGAACATGGTGACGAGGCCTGCCATACATTTGTTCGTCACCGAGCACGCGATTTCGTGCAACAGCAATCTGCTGGCACCATCTACGTCTACCTGAACTATGGCGTTCATTGGCTGTTCAATGTTCTGACCAAACATCGCGACTCGAACGGCTTTATCCTATTGCGGGCAATTGAGCCGACAACTGGTATTGAAACAATGCAACGCCGTCGTGGACGCGAGAGCCTTCGAGAGCTTTGTTCCGGCCCCGGTAAACTAACTCAGGCGATGGGCATTACGCCTGCATGCCACACTGGGAGCATCGTCTCGCCGGACAAACCTGCCCAGCGAGGCTTTTTCGGACATGACGACTGTGAGGTAGTAACCGACACTCGAATCGGAATCACCAAGGCAGCGGAGCTCCCATGGCGATTTCTGTTGAAGGACTCACCTTTCGTAAGCCGGAAAATTCGCAGCTAA